A section of the Flaviflexus equikiangi genome encodes:
- a CDS encoding DUF2469 domain-containing protein → MSELENFEGDMELALYREYRDVLNLFRFVVETERRFYLANDVDVKIRSSGNGEVFFDVSLTDAWVWDIYRSTRFVKSVRIVTFKDVNVEELNKSDLMKDLGLDK, encoded by the coding sequence ATGAGTGAATTGGAAAACTTCGAGGGGGACATGGAGCTCGCGCTATACCGCGAGTACCGCGACGTTCTCAACCTCTTCCGTTTCGTTGTCGAAACCGAGCGCAGGTTCTATCTCGCGAACGACGTCGATGTGAAGATCCGCTCGTCGGGCAACGGCGAAGTCTTCTTTGATGTGTCTCTCACGGATGCCTGGGTGTGGGACATCTACCGTTCCACACGCTTCGTGAAATCCGTTCGCATCGTCACGTTCAAGGATGTCAATGTCGAAGAGCTCAACAAGTCGGACCTGATGAAAGATCTCGGTCTCGACAAGTAG